A genomic window from Cyprinus carpio isolate SPL01 chromosome B9, ASM1834038v1, whole genome shotgun sequence includes:
- the LOC122138435 gene encoding cyclic AMP-dependent transcription factor ATF-2-like, which produces MPVAIPATIASSSVHIPAAIPLVRPVTVVPSVPGIPGPSSPQPVQSEAKMFDFLSPAAALSHQIPQVTNGDAGNIQSSSASETPPPAPPPAEEPRPQSLQQPATSTTETPVSPAQHSSSTGGRRRRTTSEDPDEKRRKFLERNRAAASRCRQKRKVWVQNLGEKSGKT; this is translated from the exons ATGCCAGTCGCCATTCCAGCCACCATCGCCAGCTCCAGCGTACACATACCCGCTGCCATCCCT CTTGTCAGACCAGTCACCGTAGTGCCTAGTGTCCCTGGAATCCCTGGCCCCTCCTCTCCACAGCCAGTCCAATCAGAAGCCAAGATG TTTGACTTTCTCTCACCTGCAGCGGCCCTCAGTCACCAGATCCCTCAGGTAACCAACGGCGATGCAGGTAACATCCAGAGCAGCTCGGCCAGCGAGACTCCGCCCCCGGCTCCGCCTCCAGCTGAGGAGCCACGCCCACAGTCACTACAGCAGCCGGCCACATCCACAACAGAAACACCT GTGTCTCCGGCCCAGCACAGCTCCAGCACAGGCGGGCGGCGGCGGAGAACCACCAGCGAGGACCCGGACGAGAAGAGGCGGAAGTTTCTGGAAAGGAACAGAGCGGCTGCGTCTCGCTGCAGGCAAAAGAGGAAAGTCTGGGTGCAGAATCTGGGAGAAAAAAGCGGAAAGACTTGA